Proteins encoded by one window of Amaranthus tricolor cultivar Red isolate AtriRed21 chromosome 4, ASM2621246v1, whole genome shotgun sequence:
- the LOC130810557 gene encoding heptahelical transmembrane protein 4-like isoform X1, whose translation MLSSSPTLNNHADCEDLDKISSKQKRGKKLWRKVRYQLVEYHSLPTFLRDNEYILGHYRSEWPLKQVLLSIFTIHNETLNVWTHLIGFFLFLSLTVYTAMKVPDVVDYYTLQKFAEMLKKAGLHDIHSRFVKCLPSLSNMPDFSKIRGELKASLPYINSLSSVSGWHILEHFSNHLPECFSHFNHTSDKFLWSMKNDLLNTIAPLSFHPITRWPFYAFLGGAMFCLLASSTCHLLCCHSERLSYIMLRLDYAGIAALIATSFYPPVYYSFMCNPFFCYLYLSFITILGIATIIFSLFPVFQNPEYRTIRASLFFGMGISGVAPILHKLILYSNQPEALQTTGYEILMGALYGLGALIYAKRIPERWRPGKFDIAGHSHQLFHILVVAGAYTHYHTGLVYLKWRDLHGC comes from the exons ATGCTGTCATCATCTCCAACACTCAACAACCATGCTGATTGTGAAGATCTGGATAAGATCTCCTCCAAGCAGAAGAGGGGTAAAAAGTTATGGAGGAAAGTCAGATATCAGCTTGTAGAGTATCATTCTTTGCCTACATTTCTTAGAGACAATGAGTACATTTTAGGTCACTATCGGTCTGAATGGCCCCTGAAACAGGTTTTATTGAGCATCTTCACAATCCATAACGAAACTCTCAATGTTTGGAC GCATTTGATTGGGTTCTTTCTTTTTCTATCCTTGACCGTGTACACAGCAATGAAAGTCCCTGATGTTGTCGACTACTACACTTTGCAAAAGTTTGCCGAGATGCTCAAGAAAGCTGGCTTGCACGATATTCACTCAAGATTTGTAAAATGCCTTCCATCATTATCTAACATGCCCGATTTCAGTAAGATTAGAGGTGAATTAAAGGCTTCACTCCCTTATATCAATTCACTGTCATCGGTTTCTGGGTGGCatattttggaacatttttCAAACCACTTGCCCGAGTGTTTCTCCCATTTCAATCACACTAGTGATAAATTCTTG TGGAGCATGAAGAATGATTTGCTCAACACTATTGCACCATTGTCGTTCCACCCGATCACAAGATGGCCTTTCTATGCCTTCTTGGGTGGGGCCATGTTCTGTTTGCTCGCTAGCAGCACTTGCCATCTTCTTTGTTGCCACTCGGAACGCCTTTCATATATAATGCTCAGGCTCGACTATGCAGGCATTGCTGCACTTATCGCAACCTCATTCTACCCTCCTGTTTATTACTCCTTTATGTGCAACCCATTTTTCTGTTACCTATACTTGTCATTTATAACTATATTAGGAATCGCAACCATTATTTTCTCGCTTTTCCCGGTCTTCCAAAACCCAGAATACCGAACCATCCGTGCTTCCTTGTTCTTCGGTATGGGCATCTCTGGTGTCGCTCCCATTTTGCACAAGTTGATACTGTACTCGAACCAGCCCGAAGCATTGCAGACCACCGGATATGAAATTTTAATGGGTGCCTTGTACGGCCTTGGAGCTTTGATTTACGCTAAAAGAATACCTGAACGATGGCGACCAGGAAAGTTCGATATTGCAGGGCATAGTCATCAGCTCTTTCATATTCTGGTGGTTGCGGGAGCTTACACACACTATCATACTGGACTCGTCTACCTCAAGTGGCGAGATTTGCATGGTTGTTGA
- the LOC130810557 gene encoding heptahelical transmembrane protein ADIPOR3-like isoform X2, whose product MFGPMKVPDVVDYYTLQKFAEMLKKAGLHDIHSRFVKCLPSLSNMPDFSKIRGELKASLPYINSLSSVSGWHILEHFSNHLPECFSHFNHTSDKFLWSMKNDLLNTIAPLSFHPITRWPFYAFLGGAMFCLLASSTCHLLCCHSERLSYIMLRLDYAGIAALIATSFYPPVYYSFMCNPFFCYLYLSFITILGIATIIFSLFPVFQNPEYRTIRASLFFGMGISGVAPILHKLILYSNQPEALQTTGYEILMGALYGLGALIYAKRIPERWRPGKFDIAGHSHQLFHILVVAGAYTHYHTGLVYLKWRDLHGC is encoded by the exons ATGTTTGGAC CAATGAAAGTCCCTGATGTTGTCGACTACTACACTTTGCAAAAGTTTGCCGAGATGCTCAAGAAAGCTGGCTTGCACGATATTCACTCAAGATTTGTAAAATGCCTTCCATCATTATCTAACATGCCCGATTTCAGTAAGATTAGAGGTGAATTAAAGGCTTCACTCCCTTATATCAATTCACTGTCATCGGTTTCTGGGTGGCatattttggaacatttttCAAACCACTTGCCCGAGTGTTTCTCCCATTTCAATCACACTAGTGATAAATTCTTG TGGAGCATGAAGAATGATTTGCTCAACACTATTGCACCATTGTCGTTCCACCCGATCACAAGATGGCCTTTCTATGCCTTCTTGGGTGGGGCCATGTTCTGTTTGCTCGCTAGCAGCACTTGCCATCTTCTTTGTTGCCACTCGGAACGCCTTTCATATATAATGCTCAGGCTCGACTATGCAGGCATTGCTGCACTTATCGCAACCTCATTCTACCCTCCTGTTTATTACTCCTTTATGTGCAACCCATTTTTCTGTTACCTATACTTGTCATTTATAACTATATTAGGAATCGCAACCATTATTTTCTCGCTTTTCCCGGTCTTCCAAAACCCAGAATACCGAACCATCCGTGCTTCCTTGTTCTTCGGTATGGGCATCTCTGGTGTCGCTCCCATTTTGCACAAGTTGATACTGTACTCGAACCAGCCCGAAGCATTGCAGACCACCGGATATGAAATTTTAATGGGTGCCTTGTACGGCCTTGGAGCTTTGATTTACGCTAAAAGAATACCTGAACGATGGCGACCAGGAAAGTTCGATATTGCAGGGCATAGTCATCAGCTCTTTCATATTCTGGTGGTTGCGGGAGCTTACACACACTATCATACTGGACTCGTCTACCTCAAGTGGCGAGATTTGCATGGTTGTTGA
- the LOC130810558 gene encoding protein SOB FIVE-LIKE 6-like: protein MMNIATSDQWSTGCESGWTLYLDDQSYISTNTHHNIDHHLHQTYRLKSTVHNDYDHDEDLSMVSDASSGPPHFLQKNDEHPSYYTQKSSKKSSKNEKKKVGLMKNKQQYHHHDHHPFCNSNHHLDDTASSPSFSNSQGNSSYNNHYSFWQSSQVNDANESSKPRGWQQ, encoded by the exons ATGATGAATATTGCAACTTCTGATCAATGGAGTACAGGTTGTGAATCTGGTTGGACTCTCTACTTAGATGATCAATCTTACATTTCAACAAACACCCATCATAATAttgatcatcatcttcatcaaacttatagattaaaatcaACGGTCCATAATGATTATGATCATGATGAAGACTTATCTATGGTGTCTGATGCATCTTCAGGGCCTCCCCATTTTCTTCAGAAGAATGATGAACATCCAAGTTATTATACTCAAAAGAGTTCAAAAAAGTCaagcaaaaatgaaaaaaagaaagtGGGTTTAATGAAAAATAAGCAACAATATCATCATCACGATCATCATCCCTTTTGTAATAGTAATCATCATCTTGATGACACTGCAAGTTCACCTTCCTTTTCTAATTCACAG GGGAATTCTTCATATAATAATCACTATTCTTTTTGGCAGTCTTCTCAAGTAAATGATGCAAATGAATCTTCCAAACCAA GAGGATGGCAGCAATGA